One Antarctobacter heliothermus DNA segment encodes these proteins:
- the speE gene encoding polyamine aminopropyltransferase, with protein MTDMPNWMREQLHGHYAQSLTVDKLLYDSETDHQRLRVFENGTFGRVLTLDDVIQTTEGDNFIYHEMLTHVPILAHGAAKRVCIVGGGDGGMAREVLKHTSVDHVTMVEIDAGVVEFSKEYLPMLSQGAFDDPRLDLVIADGAEYMKTTQGGYDVIIVDSTDPIGPGEVLFTDTFYGHAKRALTPGGILVTQNGVPFLQGDELTNTMRAFKALFADATCYMATVPTYAGGPMAFGWGTDGDARAVPLEILQQRFADAGITTDYYTPEVHKAAFALPRYVLNLMP; from the coding sequence ATGACCGACATGCCCAACTGGATGCGCGAACAACTGCATGGCCACTACGCGCAAAGCCTGACCGTCGACAAACTGCTGTACGACAGCGAAACCGACCACCAGCGCCTGCGCGTATTCGAAAACGGCACCTTTGGCCGGGTCCTGACGCTGGACGACGTGATCCAGACCACCGAAGGGGACAACTTCATCTACCACGAAATGCTGACCCATGTGCCGATCCTTGCACACGGCGCAGCAAAGCGTGTGTGCATCGTCGGCGGCGGCGATGGCGGCATGGCGCGCGAGGTATTGAAACACACATCGGTCGACCATGTGACCATGGTCGAGATCGACGCGGGTGTCGTTGAATTCTCGAAGGAATACCTGCCGATGCTGTCGCAGGGTGCCTTTGACGACCCTCGCCTGGACTTGGTGATTGCCGACGGCGCCGAATATATGAAAACCACCCAAGGCGGCTATGATGTGATCATCGTCGACAGCACCGATCCGATTGGTCCGGGTGAAGTCCTGTTCACCGATACCTTTTATGGCCACGCGAAACGTGCGCTGACGCCCGGCGGTATCCTTGTCACCCAGAACGGTGTGCCGTTCCTGCAGGGCGATGAGCTGACCAACACAATGCGTGCCTTCAAGGCGCTGTTCGCGGACGCGACCTGTTACATGGCAACCGTGCCCACCTACGCGGGTGGCCCGATGGCCTTTGGCTGGGGCACAGACGGCGACGCGCGGGCGGTGCCGCTGGAGATCCTGCAACAGCGTTTCGCAGATGCGGGCATCACAACCGACTACTACACGCCCGAAGTTCACAAGGCGGCCTTTGCCCTGCCACGCTACGTGCTGAACCTGATGCCGTGA
- a CDS encoding crotonase/enoyl-CoA hydratase family protein — protein sequence MSDTVRVTRDGPIAEVILNRPDKHNAVDLSVFEGLAQAGEDLKRADGLRAVVLRGEGPNFCSGIDTSLFSANPDPKALIGKILEVPEGETANMFQKPCTVWQELEVPVIAALTGVTYGAGFQIALGADIRLAAPDIRMSVMEITWGLIPDMGITTTLPRLMRADQAKELIFTGRVVEAAEAAALGLVTRVCEDPLTEARALAQAIAGKNPDTIRRDKRLVNDSWLMDRAAALRLEAELQAEVIGQPNQLEAVFARIQKRAPNFK from the coding sequence ATGTCCGATACAGTCCGCGTCACCCGCGATGGCCCCATTGCCGAGGTCATCCTCAACCGCCCGGACAAGCACAACGCCGTCGATCTGTCGGTCTTTGAAGGGCTGGCACAGGCGGGCGAGGATTTGAAGCGCGCCGATGGGCTGCGCGCCGTGGTCCTGCGCGGTGAGGGGCCGAATTTCTGCTCCGGCATCGACACGTCTCTGTTCTCCGCCAACCCCGACCCCAAGGCACTGATCGGAAAGATCCTTGAGGTGCCAGAGGGCGAGACCGCCAACATGTTCCAGAAACCCTGCACCGTCTGGCAGGAACTGGAGGTGCCGGTCATCGCTGCGCTTACCGGCGTTACCTATGGCGCGGGATTCCAGATCGCCCTTGGCGCAGATATCCGGCTGGCGGCACCCGACATCCGCATGTCGGTGATGGAAATCACGTGGGGCCTGATCCCCGACATGGGGATCACCACCACCCTGCCCCGGCTGATGCGCGCCGATCAGGCCAAGGAGCTGATCTTTACCGGGCGCGTGGTCGAGGCGGCAGAGGCGGCGGCGCTGGGCCTTGTGACGCGCGTCTGTGAGGACCCGCTGACAGAGGCGCGCGCGTTGGCGCAGGCCATCGCAGGCAAGAACCCCGACACCATTCGCCGCGACAAACGGCTGGTCAATGACAGCTGGCTGATGGACCGGGCGGCGGCGCTGCGGTTGGAGGCAGAATTGCAGGCAGAGGTCATCGGCCAGCCCAACCAACTGGAGGCGGTCTTTGCCCGCATCCAGAAACGCGCGCCGAACTTCAAGTGA
- the trmFO gene encoding methylenetetrahydrofolate--tRNA-(uracil(54)-C(5))-methyltransferase (FADH(2)-oxidizing) TrmFO, translating into MTERLHIVGGGMAGSEAAWQAANMGVQVVLHEMRPKVKTFAHQTGNLGEMVCSNSFRSDDHEQNAVGLLHWEMLQAGGLIMRTAYARRLPAGGALAVDREGFAESVTEALTAHPNIMISHEEITDLPSEGQWIFATGPLTSAGLGAAIQQETGADRLAFFDAIAPIVYAESIDMSVAWRQSRYDKGETEEEQKAYLNCPMTKDQYEAFIDALLAADKTEFHEGETAGYFDGCLPIEVMAERGRETLRFGPMKPIGLTNPHQPEVKAYAVVQLRRDNALGTLYNIVGFQTKMKYGAQADVFRMIPGLHDASFARLGGIHRNTFLNSPTLLDDQMRLRSKPNIRFAGQVTGVEGYVESSAMGLLAGRMAASDILGVSMPSVPQDSAHGALIHHITGGAEAKTFQPMNVNFGLFRPLEGLRGGRKGRRERYKGYTDRAKDVWTDWLAQQGVDGKAAE; encoded by the coding sequence ATGACAGAGAGATTGCATATCGTCGGCGGCGGCATGGCCGGATCCGAAGCAGCCTGGCAGGCTGCGAACATGGGCGTGCAGGTGGTCCTGCACGAGATGCGGCCAAAGGTTAAGACCTTTGCGCATCAGACTGGAAACCTTGGGGAAATGGTCTGTTCGAACTCGTTCCGATCGGACGATCATGAACAGAATGCCGTGGGTCTCCTGCATTGGGAGATGTTGCAGGCGGGCGGATTGATCATGCGCACCGCCTATGCCCGGCGCTTGCCCGCCGGTGGCGCGCTGGCGGTGGACCGCGAAGGCTTTGCCGAGAGCGTGACCGAGGCGTTGACCGCGCATCCCAACATCATGATTTCGCATGAGGAAATCACCGACCTGCCCAGCGAAGGCCAATGGATTTTTGCCACTGGCCCGCTGACCTCTGCCGGTCTGGGGGCGGCAATCCAGCAAGAAACCGGAGCCGACCGGTTGGCGTTTTTCGACGCCATCGCGCCAATCGTCTATGCGGAAAGCATCGACATGTCGGTGGCGTGGCGACAGTCGCGCTATGACAAAGGCGAGACTGAGGAAGAGCAAAAAGCCTATCTCAACTGCCCCATGACCAAGGACCAGTATGAGGCGTTTATCGACGCCCTTCTGGCCGCCGACAAAACCGAGTTTCACGAGGGCGAGACCGCGGGATACTTCGACGGTTGCCTGCCGATTGAGGTCATGGCTGAACGCGGGCGCGAGACGCTGCGCTTTGGTCCGATGAAACCCATCGGCTTGACCAATCCGCACCAGCCCGAGGTCAAGGCCTATGCCGTCGTGCAATTGCGCCGCGACAACGCGCTGGGGACACTTTACAACATCGTCGGTTTTCAGACAAAGATGAAGTACGGCGCGCAAGCTGATGTATTCAGGATGATTCCCGGCTTGCACGATGCCAGTTTTGCGCGACTGGGCGGCATTCACCGCAACACCTTTCTGAATAGCCCGACACTGTTGGACGACCAGATGCGCCTGCGCTCAAAGCCCAATATCCGCTTTGCGGGACAGGTAACTGGGGTCGAGGGCTATGTTGAATCCTCTGCCATGGGGCTGCTGGCCGGGCGGATGGCCGCGTCGGATATCCTTGGCGTTTCGATGCCCTCGGTTCCGCAGGACAGCGCTCATGGGGCCCTGATCCACCACATAACCGGCGGCGCCGAGGCCAAGACCTTTCAGCCGATGAACGTCAACTTTGGCCTGTTCCGCCCGCTCGAAGGGCTGCGGGGCGGTCGGAAAGGACGGCGCGAACGCTATAAAGGTTATACCGACCGCGCCAAAGACGTGTGGACTGACTGGCTGGCGCAACAAGGGGTTGACGGCAAGGCCGCAGAGTAG
- a CDS encoding iron-sulfur cluster assembly scaffold protein, with translation MSGETDLIKLYSGRILELAADIPHNARLDSPQVSVKKRSPLCGSTVTVDISMQDGKVSDYGQEVKACALGQAAASVVGGAIIGRTPEELTAARDALRAMLKEDGPTPPAPFDGLEVLRPATSFKNRHASIMLALDAACEAVQEARQIHSA, from the coding sequence ATGAGTGGCGAAACGGACCTGATCAAGCTTTATTCCGGCCGAATTCTCGAACTGGCCGCCGACATCCCGCACAACGCTCGGCTGGACTCGCCGCAGGTCAGTGTCAAGAAACGCTCGCCGTTGTGCGGATCCACGGTGACGGTCGATATTTCGATGCAGGATGGCAAGGTGTCGGACTATGGCCAAGAGGTAAAGGCCTGCGCGCTGGGACAGGCTGCAGCGTCGGTTGTCGGCGGTGCCATCATCGGACGCACGCCCGAAGAACTCACCGCTGCCCGGGACGCGCTGCGCGCCATGCTCAAGGAAGACGGGCCAACCCCGCCCGCGCCGTTTGACGGGCTTGAGGTGCTGCGCCCGGCGACCTCTTTCAAGAACCGCCACGCCTCTATCATGCTGGCGCTGGATGCCGCCTGCGAGGCGGTTCAGGAAGCACGGCAAATCCATTCGGCTTAA
- a CDS encoding enoyl-CoA hydratase, with protein MEILERRDAGGIAHLHMNAPERLNALSDEMLAALQAQIDALGQDRDTRVVVISGAGKAFCAGHDLKQMQAGRQAEDGGKAYFADLFGRCASVMSGLTRLPQPVIAQVHGIATAAGCQMVASCDLAVAAEGTRFGVNGVNIGLFCSTPMVALSRNIPRKKAFEMLTTGRFLSTEEAERAGLINKAVPHDQLEAATQELAETLAGKLTAAVKIGKSAFYDQITMGLDEAYAYAGDVMVKNMLWRDTDEGISAFLEKRAPDWAVKTDN; from the coding sequence ATGGAAATCCTGGAACGTCGCGACGCGGGTGGCATCGCGCATCTGCACATGAACGCGCCGGAGCGGCTCAACGCGCTCTCGGATGAGATGCTGGCCGCCCTTCAGGCGCAGATTGATGCGCTGGGTCAGGACCGCGACACGCGTGTTGTCGTGATCTCGGGCGCGGGCAAGGCGTTCTGCGCGGGTCACGATCTGAAACAAATGCAAGCTGGCCGTCAGGCAGAGGATGGGGGCAAAGCCTATTTCGCTGATCTGTTCGGGCGCTGCGCCAGCGTCATGTCCGGTCTGACCCGCCTGCCCCAACCGGTCATCGCGCAGGTCCACGGTATCGCCACCGCGGCCGGTTGCCAGATGGTCGCCTCTTGCGATCTGGCGGTTGCGGCAGAGGGCACGCGGTTTGGCGTCAACGGTGTGAATATCGGCCTTTTCTGTTCGACGCCGATGGTCGCTCTGTCGCGCAACATCCCGCGCAAGAAAGCGTTTGAGATGCTGACCACAGGCCGCTTTTTGTCAACCGAAGAGGCAGAGCGCGCCGGGCTGATCAACAAAGCCGTGCCGCATGACCAATTGGAGGCCGCAACGCAGGAGTTGGCCGAAACACTGGCGGGCAAGCTGACGGCGGCGGTCAAGATCGGCAAGAGTGCGTTTTATGACCAAATCACCATGGGGCTGGATGAGGCTTATGCCTATGCTGGCGATGTCATGGTCAAGAACATGCTGTGGCGCGACACGGATGAGGGGATTTCTGCCTTTCTGGAAAAACGCGCGCCGGATTGGGCCGTCAAGACCGACAACTGA
- the recG gene encoding ATP-dependent DNA helicase RecG: protein MSGRPETLWPLFADLTGLDGIGPKTAQALDAAGIETPRDLLMTLPYSGIDRALRDSVLDVDLPGVATVEVTIGHHRAAARKGGAYRVEVDDARTRFQVVFFRGHGDYIQRMLPTGQRRILSGRVELFDGVPQMVHPDHMLRPDEADDLPGYEPVYPLTGNVTQKTMARAMDDALTRVPDLPEWIDPAQKAAETWPDWAEALRRAHAPTAARDLAATAPARTRLAYDELMAHQLTLALARARRRRASGIVSRGDGRLCNRVLAALPYAPTGAQTRAIAEIAEDMARPQRMNRLLQGDVGSGKTLVALMALLTAVEAGGQGVMMAPTEILARQHLEGLRPLAESAGVVLELLTGRDKGTERAAKLGALAQGDIQILVGTHAVFQADVQFADLRLAVVDEQHRFGVRQRMELGRKGAAADVLVMTATPIPRSLALAQYGDMDVSVLDEKPPGRKPVKTALLSNERMDEVVNHLRQAVIEGRQAYWVCPLVEESENSDLIAAEARFQHLRAALGEGVVGLVHGQMPPADKDAAMARFVAGETSVLVATTVIEVGVNVPNASIIVIERAEYFGLAQLHQLRGRVGRGEAASTCLLMYQPPLSDGGQRRLTTLRETEDGFRISEVDLEMRGAGDVIGLAQSGLPRFRVADLERQAGLMAVAQSDARRLLAEDPDLQSARGQAARLLLWLMRQDEAIRLIGVG, encoded by the coding sequence ATGAGCGGTCGGCCTGAGACGCTTTGGCCGTTGTTTGCCGATCTGACCGGGCTGGACGGAATCGGCCCCAAGACCGCGCAGGCGCTGGACGCGGCAGGGATCGAAACGCCGCGCGACCTGCTGATGACGCTGCCCTATTCGGGCATCGACCGGGCCCTGCGCGACAGTGTGCTGGACGTCGATCTGCCCGGCGTCGCCACTGTCGAGGTGACGATTGGCCATCACCGTGCGGCGGCCCGTAAGGGTGGAGCCTACCGGGTTGAGGTGGATGATGCGCGCACCCGGTTTCAGGTGGTCTTTTTCCGCGGCCACGGCGATTACATCCAACGCATGTTGCCGACCGGGCAGCGGCGCATCCTGTCCGGCCGGGTCGAATTGTTCGATGGGGTGCCACAGATGGTTCATCCCGACCACATGCTGCGCCCGGATGAGGCGGACGACCTGCCGGGGTATGAGCCGGTCTACCCGCTGACCGGCAATGTCACGCAAAAGACCATGGCGCGCGCCATGGACGACGCGCTGACCCGTGTGCCGGACCTTCCGGAATGGATCGATCCGGCGCAAAAGGCCGCTGAGACTTGGCCGGACTGGGCAGAGGCATTGCGCCGCGCCCATGCGCCCACAGCGGCGCGCGATCTGGCGGCAACGGCCCCGGCGCGAACCCGGCTGGCCTATGACGAGTTGATGGCGCATCAATTGACTCTCGCGCTTGCCCGCGCGCGGCGGCGGCGCGCCAGCGGGATCGTCAGCCGGGGCGATGGACGGCTGTGCAACCGCGTTCTGGCGGCGCTGCCCTATGCGCCGACCGGTGCGCAGACCCGCGCCATCGCCGAAATCGCCGAGGACATGGCCCGGCCACAGCGGATGAACCGTTTGTTGCAGGGCGACGTGGGGTCGGGGAAAACCTTGGTGGCGCTCATGGCGTTGCTGACGGCGGTAGAGGCCGGCGGGCAGGGCGTCATGATGGCCCCGACGGAAATCCTCGCCCGGCAACATCTTGAGGGGTTGCGGCCGCTTGCGGAAAGCGCAGGCGTGGTTCTGGAATTGCTGACCGGGCGCGACAAGGGAACAGAACGGGCGGCCAAATTGGGCGCGCTGGCGCAGGGCGACATTCAGATCCTTGTCGGCACCCATGCGGTGTTTCAGGCCGATGTGCAATTTGCCGATCTTCGGTTGGCGGTGGTCGACGAACAGCACCGGTTCGGCGTGCGTCAGCGGATGGAACTGGGCCGCAAGGGCGCGGCGGCGGATGTGCTGGTGATGACGGCCACGCCGATCCCGCGCAGTCTGGCGCTCGCGCAATACGGCGACATGGATGTCTCTGTGCTGGATGAAAAGCCGCCGGGGCGCAAACCGGTCAAGACCGCGCTGCTGTCAAACGAACGGATGGACGAGGTTGTCAATCACCTGCGGCAGGCCGTGATCGAAGGGCGGCAGGCCTATTGGGTTTGCCCGCTGGTTGAAGAAAGCGAAAATTCTGACCTGATCGCCGCCGAGGCGCGGTTTCAGCATTTGCGTGCGGCGCTTGGCGAGGGCGTTGTGGGGTTGGTCCACGGTCAGATGCCGCCAGCGGACAAGGACGCCGCCATGGCGCGGTTTGTCGCTGGCGAAACTTCTGTTCTGGTGGCCACCACGGTGATCGAGGTGGGCGTGAACGTGCCCAATGCCTCGATCATCGTGATCGAACGGGCCGAATACTTTGGTCTGGCGCAGTTGCACCAATTGCGCGGTCGCGTCGGGCGGGGAGAGGCGGCTTCGACCTGTCTGTTGATGTACCAGCCGCCGCTGTCCGACGGAGGGCAGCGCCGCCTGACAACCCTGCGCGAAACCGAAGACGGGTTTCGTATTTCAGAGGTGGATCTGGAAATGCGCGGTGCCGGGGATGTGATCGGTCTGGCGCAATCGGGTTTACCCCGGTTCCGCGTGGCCGACCTTGAAAGGCAGGCCGGGTTGATGGCGGTGGCACAGTCGGACGCCCGGCGCCTGCTGGCCGAAGATCCCGACCTGCAAAGCGCGCGGGGGCAGGCGGCGCGTTTGTTGCTCTGGCTGATGCGACAGGACGAGGCGATCCGGTTGATCGGTGTGGGTTAA
- the gluQRS gene encoding tRNA glutamyl-Q(34) synthetase GluQRS produces MTFTTRFAPSPTGPLHLGHAYSALLAHDLARAAAGRFLLRIEDIDHTRSRPEWERQIYDDLTWLGLTWDAPPLRQSDRQDAYRAALSDLWSRGLLYGCTCSRRDIAAAVAAPQEGADPVFGPDGLIYPGTCRHRYPRDGVSPPEGMALRLDIAAALNALPQSLPGFTEIGPEGETPGRVVPIYAEELTSRVGDIVLSRKDFLGSYHLSVVLDDAAQDVTHVIRGKDLFDATQIHVLLQAVLGITTPTYLHHRLIRDEQGRRLAKRDDARALATYRAEGLSPSDIRAKIGL; encoded by the coding sequence GTGACATTCACCACACGATTTGCCCCATCCCCCACGGGGCCTTTACACCTTGGTCACGCCTATTCCGCGCTGCTCGCGCATGATTTGGCGCGCGCCGCCGCGGGCCGGTTTCTGTTGCGGATCGAGGATATTGACCACACCCGATCGCGCCCGGAATGGGAGCGGCAGATCTACGATGATCTCACATGGTTGGGCCTGACTTGGGATGCCCCCCCTTTGCGGCAATCCGACCGGCAGGACGCCTATCGCGCCGCGCTGAGTGATCTCTGGTCACGCGGTTTACTGTATGGCTGCACCTGCTCGCGCCGCGATATTGCCGCTGCCGTCGCCGCCCCGCAAGAAGGGGCTGACCCGGTGTTTGGGCCCGATGGTCTGATCTATCCCGGTACATGCCGTCATCGCTATCCCCGCGACGGCGTTTCACCGCCCGAGGGCATGGCCCTGCGCCTTGACATAGCGGCGGCCTTGAACGCACTGCCGCAATCCTTGCCCGGCTTCACCGAGATTGGGCCGGAGGGGGAAACGCCCGGGCGTGTGGTGCCGATCTATGCTGAGGAACTCACTTCAAGAGTTGGCGACATTGTCCTGTCCAGAAAGGATTTTCTGGGATCTTACCATTTATCTGTTGTCTTGGACGACGCGGCGCAGGACGTCACCCATGTCATTCGTGGCAAAGATCTGTTTGACGCGACTCAAATTCACGTCCTGTTGCAGGCGGTGCTGGGAATAACAACGCCCACATACCTGCACCACCGCCTGATCCGCGATGAGCAGGGTCGCCGGCTTGCCAAACGGGATGACGCCCGCGCCTTGGCCACGTACCGCGCCGAGGGCCTGTCTCCATCGGACATCCGCGCCAAAATCGGCCTGTAA
- a CDS encoding PaaI family thioesterase yields MTGFLDEVFPQVRGMFGIDRMDETLLVMRLFNDDKHLRPGGTVSGPAMFSLADVAAYVATLGFVGKESLAVTIHCSIDFMRKPVAGVDLLAEARVLKLGRALSVTDVLLFSEGTTQPVAHASLTYSIPPTRA; encoded by the coding sequence ATGACCGGATTTCTGGACGAGGTCTTTCCCCAGGTCCGGGGCATGTTCGGGATCGACCGGATGGATGAGACCCTGCTGGTGATGCGGCTGTTTAACGATGACAAGCACCTGCGGCCCGGCGGCACCGTGTCCGGCCCGGCGATGTTCTCACTGGCTGATGTGGCGGCCTATGTGGCGACGTTGGGGTTTGTCGGCAAAGAGTCGCTGGCGGTGACGATCCATTGCTCCATCGATTTCATGCGCAAACCGGTGGCGGGTGTTGATCTGTTGGCAGAGGCGCGCGTGCTGAAACTGGGCCGCGCCCTGTCGGTGACCGATGTGCTGCTCTTCAGTGAGGGCACGACCCAGCCGGTGGCCCATGCCTCACTGACCTATTCGATCCCGCCCACCCGAGCATGA
- the hisI gene encoding phosphoribosyl-AMP cyclohydrolase has product MAFDPTTLKYDDRGLIPCIAQDADGGDVLMMAWMNAEAVAMTLDSGRVTYWSRSRQAFWIKGETSGHVQELVDFRVDCDRDCLLVLVRQTGPACHTNRRSCFYTAVREGDEVELMKPMADK; this is encoded by the coding sequence ATGGCTTTCGACCCTACGACACTAAAGTATGATGATCGCGGTCTGATCCCCTGTATCGCTCAGGACGCTGATGGCGGCGATGTGCTGATGATGGCCTGGATGAACGCCGAAGCGGTGGCCATGACGCTGGACTCCGGGCGGGTGACGTATTGGTCCCGTTCGCGTCAGGCGTTCTGGATCAAGGGCGAAACTTCGGGTCATGTTCAGGAACTGGTCGATTTCCGGGTGGATTGCGACCGCGATTGCCTGCTGGTGCTGGTGCGGCAGACCGGGCCGGCCTGTCATACCAATCGGCGGTCGTGTTTCTATACGGCAGTGCGTGAAGGCGATGAAGTCGAGCTGATGAAGCCGATGGCAGATAAATAG
- the speD gene encoding adenosylmethionine decarboxylase has translation MKDINLFQLGYGLETGAQEEDTTRGLAPANDSASPRDVFDEDREDHFIRRDGNVFAGTHLIIEVVDGHGLDDEARIQQAFRDCVDTCGATLLHIHTHKFSPQGVSGVAVLAESHISVHTWPEIGYGAFDVFMCGDAQPWKAVDVLARAFGTADVRVKELLRGEGVVSEAGVAA, from the coding sequence ATGAAGGACATCAACCTCTTCCAACTGGGGTACGGTCTGGAGACAGGCGCCCAAGAGGAAGACACCACCCGGGGTCTCGCCCCCGCGAACGATTCCGCATCCCCGCGCGACGTATTCGACGAGGACCGCGAAGATCACTTTATCCGTCGCGACGGCAACGTCTTTGCAGGCACCCACCTGATCATCGAGGTGGTCGACGGGCACGGACTGGACGATGAGGCGCGCATTCAGCAGGCCTTTCGCGACTGCGTGGACACCTGCGGCGCAACCCTGCTGCACATCCACACGCACAAGTTCAGCCCGCAGGGCGTGAGCGGCGTGGCCGTTCTGGCCGAAAGCCACATCTCGGTCCACACATGGCCGGAAATCGGCTATGGGGCCTTTGACGTCTTCATGTGCGGTGACGCGCAACCGTGGAAAGCGGTTGATGTTCTGGCCCGCGCCTTTGGCACCGCCGACGTGCGCGTTAAAGAACTGCTGCGCGGCGAAGGCGTGGTATCAGAGGCTGGCGTCGCGGCCTGA
- the rpsI gene encoding 30S ribosomal protein S9 translates to MADQINSLEELGAAAGVDAAVVLDEAPREPVRDELGRSYATGKRKDAVARVWIKPGSGKVVVNGKDMDKYFARPVLQLILRQPMQVAGVEGEFDVMATVKGGGLTGQAGAVKHGISKALQLYNPSLRGALKAAGFLTRDSRVVERKKFGKRKARRSFQFSKR, encoded by the coding sequence ATGGCTGATCAGATCAACTCTCTCGAAGAGCTGGGCGCCGCAGCAGGCGTCGATGCCGCGGTTGTCCTCGATGAGGCCCCGCGTGAGCCGGTTCGTGACGAACTGGGCCGGTCCTATGCCACTGGCAAGCGGAAAGACGCGGTTGCTCGCGTCTGGATCAAGCCGGGCTCCGGCAAGGTCGTGGTGAACGGCAAGGACATGGACAAGTACTTTGCACGTCCGGTTCTGCAACTGATCCTGCGCCAGCCGATGCAGGTTGCCGGAGTCGAAGGCGAATTCGACGTCATGGCAACCGTCAAGGGCGGTGGCCTGACCGGTCAGGCCGGTGCGGTCAAGCACGGCATCTCGAAGGCGCTGCAGCTGTACAATCCCAGCCTGCGCGGCGCGCTGAAGGCGGCAGGCTTCCTGACCCGCGACAGCCGTGTCGTTGAACGTAAGAAGTTCGGTAAGCGCAAAGCGCGTCGTTCGTTCCAGTTCTCCAAGCGCTAA
- the rplM gene encoding 50S ribosomal protein L13, with protein sequence MKTFSATPADIDKKWIVIDAEGVVLGRLASIVAMRLRGKHKPSFTPHMDMGDNVIIVNADKIQLTGKKRDENFYWHTGHPGGIKSRTKAQILEGAHPERVVYQAVKRMLPGNRLSRQVLTNLRIYASAEHPHDAQNPEVLDVKSKNSKNTRVSK encoded by the coding sequence ATGAAAACCTTCTCTGCAACTCCGGCAGACATCGACAAGAAATGGATCGTGATCGACGCCGAAGGCGTTGTTCTCGGCCGCCTCGCCTCGATCGTCGCCATGCGCCTGCGCGGCAAGCATAAACCGTCCTTCACGCCTCACATGGATATGGGTGACAATGTCATCATCGTGAACGCGGACAAGATTCAGCTGACCGGCAAGAAGCGCGACGAAAACTTCTACTGGCACACAGGCCACCCCGGCGGGATCAAATCGCGCACCAAGGCACAGATCCTTGAGGGTGCCCACCCTGAGCGCGTGGTCTATCAGGCCGTCAAGCGCATGCTGCCGGGCAACCGCCTGTCGCGTCAGGTGCTGACCAACCTGCGGATCTACGCCAGCGCCGAGCATCCGCACGATGCCCAGAACCCCGAAGTTCTGGACGTGAAATCAAAGAACTCCAAGAACACCCGGGTATCGAAATAA
- a CDS encoding class I SAM-dependent DNA methyltransferase: MSDPYFDKVYKARTEDETRDLYDAWAATYEQSVEGEGYATPKRCAEALRATLGQPDASVLDFGCGTGLSGIALRLAGFTTLDGVDLSPGMLEQAREKDIYRNLTSIRPDDPVPAGYAAIAAIGVIGAGAAPLAALDRIFDALAPGAQCVFSFNDHTLEDPSFEALVDRRIAESHIRQLFREHGDHLPGKNMKSTVYVIEKA, translated from the coding sequence ATGAGTGATCCCTATTTTGATAAGGTCTACAAGGCCCGAACCGAGGACGAGACCCGCGATCTGTATGACGCATGGGCCGCGACCTATGAGCAATCCGTTGAGGGCGAAGGCTATGCCACGCCAAAGCGTTGTGCCGAGGCGTTGCGTGCCACTTTGGGACAGCCAGACGCGTCGGTTCTCGACTTTGGCTGTGGTACGGGCCTGTCGGGCATTGCGCTGCGTCTTGCGGGGTTTACGACACTCGACGGTGTGGATTTGTCACCCGGAATGCTGGAACAGGCGCGCGAAAAAGACATCTATCGCAACCTGACGTCGATCCGCCCCGATGATCCTGTCCCTGCGGGCTATGCCGCTATCGCGGCAATCGGGGTGATCGGTGCCGGTGCGGCACCACTGGCGGCGCTTGACCGTATTTTCGATGCGCTGGCACCGGGGGCGCAATGCGTCTTTTCCTTCAACGATCACACGCTTGAAGACCCGTCCTTTGAGGCGCTGGTCGACCGCCGGATCGCCGAGAGCCATATACGGCAGTTGTTCCGCGAACATGGTGACCACCTGCCCGGAAAGAACATGAAGTCCACTGTATACGTTATTGAAAAAGCGTGA